A portion of the Salmo trutta chromosome 1, fSalTru1.1, whole genome shotgun sequence genome contains these proteins:
- the LOC115196758 gene encoding uncharacterized protein LOC115196758 isoform X1: MNTLKIVGLLCCLAFLVRSAHIPEKSMDARSLVEKILGNIPVVHGSSVKITGLTLDPSSQSRNIPYQSMVTSLGIPAAPELKAVCRPLNQIDFTLEVCLSSMSAGLQLYQDVLGVLKERVTTEKVTGLLADIRDLLAQVNKMQKPGQMSSVAQYEASGLASRLPGDYEVQVATHFILLQLRDFTQNLKRSLRNVEHLTSRPGQRD, from the exons ATGAACACTCTCAAAA TTGTAGGTCTGCTCTGCTGTTTAGCTTTTCTGGTCCGGTCCGCACACATTCCAGAGAAGTCAATGGACGCAAGGAGTTTGGTCGAAAAAATATTAGGCAACATCCCTGTGGTTCACGGGTCCAGTGTCAAAATCACG GGCCTGACCCTTGACCCGTCCAGCCAGTCTAGGAACATACCGTACCAGTCCATGGTGACCTCCCTGGGCATCCCCGCTGCACCAGAACTAAAGGCTGTCTGCAGACCCCTAAACCAAATCGACTTCACCCTG GAGGTGTGTCTGAGCAGTATGTCTGCGGGGCTGCAGCTGTATCAGGATGTGCTGGGTGTGCTGAAGGAGCGTGTGACCACTGAAAAGGTGACAGGACTCCTGGCTGACATCAGAGACCTGCTGGCCCAGGTCAACAAG ATGCAGAAGCCGGGCCAGATGAGCAGTGTGGCCCAGTATGAGGCCTCAGGACTGGCCTCACGCCTCCCAGGGGACTACGAGGTTCAGGTTGCCACTCACTTTATCCTGTTGCAGCTCCGTGACTTCACACAGAACCTAAAACGCAGCCTGCGCAACGTCGAACACCTGACTTCCAGGCCAGGACAGAGGGACTGA
- the LOC115196758 gene encoding uncharacterized protein LOC115196758 isoform X2, which translates to MDARSLVEKILGNIPVVHGSSVKITGLTLDPSSQSRNIPYQSMVTSLGIPAAPELKAVCRPLNQIDFTLEVCLSSMSAGLQLYQDVLGVLKERVTTEKVTGLLADIRDLLAQVNKMQKPGQMSSVAQYEASGLASRLPGDYEVQVATHFILLQLRDFTQNLKRSLRNVEHLTSRPGQRD; encoded by the exons ATGGACGCAAGGAGTTTGGTCGAAAAAATATTAGGCAACATCCCTGTGGTTCACGGGTCCAGTGTCAAAATCACG GGCCTGACCCTTGACCCGTCCAGCCAGTCTAGGAACATACCGTACCAGTCCATGGTGACCTCCCTGGGCATCCCCGCTGCACCAGAACTAAAGGCTGTCTGCAGACCCCTAAACCAAATCGACTTCACCCTG GAGGTGTGTCTGAGCAGTATGTCTGCGGGGCTGCAGCTGTATCAGGATGTGCTGGGTGTGCTGAAGGAGCGTGTGACCACTGAAAAGGTGACAGGACTCCTGGCTGACATCAGAGACCTGCTGGCCCAGGTCAACAAG ATGCAGAAGCCGGGCCAGATGAGCAGTGTGGCCCAGTATGAGGCCTCAGGACTGGCCTCACGCCTCCCAGGGGACTACGAGGTTCAGGTTGCCACTCACTTTATCCTGTTGCAGCTCCGTGACTTCACACAGAACCTAAAACGCAGCCTGCGCAACGTCGAACACCTGACTTCCAGGCCAGGACAGAGGGACTGA